One stretch of Cryptococcus neoformans var. neoformans B-3501A chromosome 5, whole genome shotgun sequence DNA includes these proteins:
- a CDS encoding hypothetical protein (HMMPfam hit to ATP-cone, ATP cone domain, score: 88.5, E(): 1.7e-23; HMMPfam hit to Ribonuc_red_lgN, Ribonucleotide reductase, all-alpha domain, score: 133.9, E(): 3.7e-37): MVMWIYKRDGRKEPVAFDKVTARINKLSYGLDPNFVEPAEITQKVVQGIHAGITTVELDNLAAETAAYLTTKHPDYAILAARIAISNLHKETKKVFSAVVHDLHAWVNPKTGKHSPMIDDDVYKIVMDNKDILDSAIIYDRDFAYNYFGFKTLERSYLLRINGKIVERPQHMIMRVAVGIHGSNIDKVIETYNLMSERYFTHASPTLFNAGTPRPQMSSCFLVAMKDDSIDGIYDTLKTCAQISKTAGGIGLHIHNIRAKGSYIAGTNGYSNGIIPMLRAYDATARYVDQGGNKRPGAFAIYLEPWHADVFDFIDLRKNHGKEEVRARDLFYALWIPDLFMKRVESDGDWTLMCPAECPGLADVYGEEFEKLYESYERKGKGRKTIKAQKLWFAILEAQTETGVPYICYKDAANSKSNQKQLGTIKSSNLCTEIMEYSSPDEVAVCNLASLALPAFVDLERRVYDFKKLHEITKVVTKNLDTVITRNYYPVPEARNSNMRHRPVGLGVQGLADAFMALRMPFDSPEARELNIQIFETIYHAALEASCELAEEFGTYESYEGSPISKGILQYDMWGRVPTDLWDWTELKAKIAQHGVRNSLLVAPMPTASTSQILGWNECFEPYTSMLYARRVLSGDFQVVCPWLLRDLINLDLWDDNMKQLIIAAGGSIQSIPNIPDDLKKIYRTVWEISQKAVIDLAADRGAFIDQSQSLNIHLSNPSFPQLTSMHFYGWKRGLKTGCYYLRTRPSANAIQFTVDASTLKTAKSLNSSAKPSPTPSPAPGASRATADSLVQPMRKVTIATTASHHPPQPDETNDSRSRDRSPQPSEEEEITYEEAKKRAEERAEAALQCSIENKDACVMCSG, from the exons ATGGTGATGTGGATCTACAAGCGCGATGGGCGCAAGGAGCCTG TGGCTTTTGACAAG GTTACTGCACGA ATCAACAAACTTTCATATGGTCTTGATCCCAACTTCGTCGAGCCGGCCGAAATCACCCAGAAGGTCGTCCAAGGTATCCACGCTGGTATTACCACTGTTGAACTCGAC AATCTCGCAGCTGAAACTGCCGCTTACCTTACCACCAAACACCCAGATTATGCTATTCTTGCTGCCCGAATCGCCATTTCCAACCTTCACAAGGAGACCAAGAAGGTTTTCTCTGCCGTCGTGCATGACCTACATGCATGGGTCAACCCCAAGACCGGCAAGCATTCTCCCatgattgatgatgacgtcTATAAGATTGTCATGGACAACAAGGATATTCTCGACTCTGCCATTATCTATGACAGAGACTTTGCCTACAACTACTTTGGTTTCAAGACTCTTGAGAGATCATACCTTCTCAGGATCAATGGCAAGATTGTCGAGCGCCCTCAGCACATGATCATGCGAGTCGCCGTGGGTATCCACGGTTCCAACATTGACAAAGTGATCGAGACCTATAACCTTATGTCTGAAAGGTATTTCACCCATGCTTCCCCCACT CTTTTCAATGCCGGAACTCCCCGACCCCAAATGTCATCATGCTTCCTCGTGGCCATGAAAGATGATTCCATTGATGGTATCTACGATACTCTCAAGACCTGTGCTCAGATCTCCAAGACTGCCGGTGGTATTGGTCTTCACATTCACAATATCCGTGCGAAGGGCTCCTACATTGCCGGAACCAATGGTTACTCCAACGGTATCATTCCTATGCTCCGAGCTTACGATGCCACCGCACGATACGTTGACCAAGGTGGTAATAAGCGCCCTGGTGCCTTCGCCATCTATCTTGAGCCTTGGCACGCTGATGTGTTTGACTTCATTGACTTAAGGAAGAATCATGGTAAGGAGGAGGTACGAGCTCGTGATCTTTTCTACGCCCTCTGGATCCCCGACCTTTTCATGAAGCGTGTCGAATCCGATGGAGACTGGACTCTTATGTGTCCCGCCGAGTGCCCTGGACTTGCCGACGTATACGGAGAAGAATTTGAGAAGCTCTATGAGAGCTACGAGAGGAAAGGCAAGGGGAGAAAAACTATCAAGGCCCAGAAGCTTTGGTTCGCCATCCTCGAGGCTCAGACCGAGACCGGTGTCCCTTACATCTGCTACAAGGATGCCGCCAACTCCAAATCCAACCAAAAGCAGCTTGGTACCATCAAATCCAGTAACCTCTGTACTGAAATCATGGAATATTCTTCTCCTGATGAGGTTGCTGTCTGTAATCTTGCTtcccttgctcttcctgCCTTCGTGGACCTTGAACGTCGCGTTTACGATTTCAAAAAGCTGCATGAGATTACCAAGGTTGTTACCAAGAACCTCGACACTGTCATCACCCGTAACTATTATCCAGTGCCTGAGGCCCGTAACTCCAACATGCGTCATCGACCTGTTGGCCTTGGTGTGCAGGGTCTCGCCGACGCTTTCATGGCACTTCGCATGCCGTTCGACTCTCCTGAGGCTAGAGAGCTCAATATCCAGATCTTCGAGACCATTTACCACGCAGCGCTTGAGGCCTCATGCGAACTCGCCGAGGAGTTTGGTACCTATGAGTCTTACGAAGGTTCTCCCATTTCTAAAGGTATCCTTCAGTACGACATGTGGGGTCGTGTTCCCACCGACCTTTGGGACTGGACTGAGTTGAAGGCAAAGATCGCACAACACGGTGTGAGGAACTCTCTGCTCGTCGCCCCTATGCCTACTGCCTCAACTTCTCAAATCTTGGGTTGGAACGAATG CTTTGAACCTTACACTTCGATGCTTTACGCTCGACGGGTACTTTCTGGCGATTTCCAAGTGGTCTGCCCTTGGTTGTTGCGAGACCTCATCAACCTTGACCTTTGGGACGACAACATGAAGCAGCTTATCATTGCCGCCGGCGGTTCCATTCAGTCCATCCCCAACATCCCCGATGATCTCAAGAAGATTTATCGAACAGTCTGGGAGATTTCGCAGAAGGCTGTCATCGACCTTGCGGCTGACCGAGGAGCTTTCATTGACCAGTCCCAGTCCCTTaacatccatctctccaatCCCTCGTTCCCTCAGCTCACTTCCATGCACTTCTATGGATGGAAGCGAGGCCTCAAGACGGGTTGCTATTACCTTCGAACCCGTCCTTCCGCCAACGCCATCCAGTTTACTGTTGATGCTTCCACTCTCAAGACTGCGAAGAGCCTCAACTCCAGTGCCAAACCCTCTCCGAccccttctcctgctcccGGTGCAAGTCGTGCCACTGCAGACAGTCTCGTGCAACCCATGAGGAAGGTCACCATTGCCACCACTGCTTCCCATCACCCCCCTCAGCCCGATGAAACAAATGACTCAAGGTCCCGTGACAGAAGCCCTCAACCtagcgaggaagaggagatcaCCTACGAAGAGGCGAAGAAGCGCGCTGAAGAGAGAGCCGAAGCGGCGTTGCAATGTAGTATTGAGAACAAGGACGCCTGTGTCATGTGCTCTGGATAG
- a CDS encoding hypothetical protein (Match to EST gb|CF193982.1|CF193982; HMMPfam hit to Endonuclease_NS, DNA/RNA non-specific endonuclease, score: 279.3, E(): 6e-81), which translates to MPTLGPSLLFVAGLTLGVGAGTLLPRKTSQPNVPLPPPPPEGGRPDFKESKALVPTATGIVGPLQGGFPGPTPDIIKRVAYTAAYDRRLRHPAWTAEHITATSLAKISPPQIKGTPVPLEAARAADTSSQPEVIKVDRSKSVFKEDDGIPEMFRAKLSDYFRSGYDRGHMVPAADAKISQQAMDETFYLSNIAPQVGDGFNRHYWAYVEDFCRRLTTNFEDVYVFTVPLYLPEKHADGKWRVSYEVIGNPPSVSVPTHFAKVILASRPDFSYPQKPSSASTAVSSPQTVKELALGAFVLPNKEIPDQADLRSFIVPVEHVEKAAGLKLFNEEVKTKSRQLCAVTQCQVIVRRFDDARKQLGGKK; encoded by the exons ATGCCCACCCTCGGCCCTTCCCTGCTCTTCGTCGCAGGTCTCACACTCGGTGTCGGTGCAGGCACTCTCCTCCCAAGGAAAACCTCACAGCCCAAcgttcctctccctccgcctcctcctgaAGGTGGCCGACCCGACTTCAAGGAGAGCAAGGCTTTAGTTCCAACAGCCACTGGCATTGTTGGACCTCTTCAGGGTGGCTTTCCTG GCCCTACACCTGACATCATCAAGCGTGTTGCATACACGGCCGCATACGACCGTAGACTCCGACACCCCGCATGGACTGCCGAGCATATCACTGCCACTTCTCTTGCAAAgatttctcctcctcaaatTAAGGGTACCCCTGTTCCTCTTGAAGCTGCCCGTGCCGCGGACACTTCGTCTCAGCCGGAGGTTATCAAGGTCGACAGATCAAAGAGTGTCTtcaaggaggatgacggtATTCCCGAGATGTTCAGAGCAAAGCTTTCCGATT ACTTCCGAAGCGGTTATGATCGAGGGCATAT GGTACCCGCCGCTGACGCTAAGATTTCTCAACAAGCAATGGATGAGACATTCTACCTTTCCAACATCGCCCCCCAAGTCGGTGACGGTTTCAACAGGCACT ACTGGGCCTATGTTGAGGACTTTTGCCGGAGGTTGACTACCAATTTTGAGGATGTCTACGTGTTCAC CGTCCCCCTCTACCTTCCTGAGAAGCACGCCGATGGTAAATGGCGAGTG TCTTACGAAGTGATTGGCAACCCTCCTTCCGTTTCTGTCCCTACCCACTTTGCCAAGGTCATCCTTGCCTCACGCCCCGACTTCTCCTACCCCCAGAAACCTTCTTCGGCCTCCACTGCCGTGTCTTCTCCCCAGACAGTAAAGGAGCTCGCTCTCGGCGCTTTCGTCCTTCCCAACAAGGAGATACCTGACCAGGCAGACTTGAGGAGCTTTATTGTCCCTGTAGAACATGTGGAGAAGGCTGCTGGCTTGAAGTTGTTCAACGAAGAGGTCAAGACCAAGAGCAGGCAGCTTTGTGCTGTGACTCAATGTCAGGTCATTGTGAGGAGGTTTGACGATGCTAGAAAGCAGTTGGGTGGGAAGAAATAG
- a CDS encoding hypothetical protein (HMMPfam hit to Nop, Putative snoRNA binding domain, score: 311.3, E(): 1.4e-90): protein MSGSLTHVLFEGPSGYGLFTVNLQEEVAAKSKQLQDSIADLGIFSRMVQLASFAPFTSAAQALENANDVSEGVLNPHLQALLNLIVPDAAGKGNKKQSGVLLGVAERGLAGAIQGEMGIPCDTSERALELIRGVRLHQEKILIKGGMQKGDVTVAQLGLGHSYSRGKVKFNVNRSDNMIIQAISLSDQLDKDLNTFFMRVREWYGWHFPELYKLVPDAHQYALLAVLIGDRTALSEDSLEEMQEILDDDETRAKNVLDAARASMGSDISEVDLINISNFAERVVKLAEYRKSLRRYLTEKMNVVAPNLSALIGETIAARLISHAGSLTNLAKYPASTVQILGAEKALFRALKTKGNTPKYGLIYHSTFIGRAGAKHKGRISRFLANKCSIACRIDCFTDVPTNKFGEALRAQVEERLNFFETGAPVGKNSDAIQKALAAVAADLDDEDDDDDDEGHLKEDDVADAVKQVEKDQAEAAVNRGPIDPELAKLASEATSSTSKKEKKNKKEKKDKKEKEEKKKRKSEAMDVDVKEDEEEKKEKKSKKEKEEKKEKKEKKEKKEKKEKEGREEKEGKKEKKKKRKSEA from the exons ATGTCAGGCTCCCTCACCCACGTCCTCTTCGAGGGGCCTTCTGGCTATGGCCTCTTCACTGTCAACTTGCAGGAGGAAGTTGCTGCCAAGTCAAAACAACTTCAAGACTCCATCGCCGACCTCGGCATCTTCTCTCGAATGGTCCAGCTCGCTTCCTTCGCCCCTTTTACTTCGGCCGCCCAAGCTCTCGAGAACGCGAACGATGTCTCCGAAGGCGTCCTCAACCCTCACCTTCAGGCTCTTCTAAATTTGATCGTCCCCGACGCTGCTGGCAAGGGCAACAAGAAGCAATCCGGTGTTCTTCTCGGTGTGGCCGAGAGAGGTTTGGCTGGTGCCATTCAAGGCGAGATGGGTATCCCCTGTGACACTTCCGAACGAGCCTTGGAACTCATCCGAGGTGTTCGATTACATCAGGAAAAGATTTTGATCAAGGGAGGGATGCAAAAGGGAGATGTAACCGTTGCCCAGCTTGGTTTGGGTCACTCTTACTCTCGAGGCAAGGTGAAG TTCAACGTCAACCGATCCGACAACATGATTATCCAAGCCATTTCTCTCTCCGACCAACTCGACAAAGATCTCAACACTTTCTTCATGCGAGTGCGAGAATGGTACGGCTGGCACTTCCCTGAGCTTTACAAGCTCGTTCCCGACGCCCACCAATATGCCCTTCTTGCTGTCCTTATCGGTGATCGCACAGCTCTTTCCGAGGACTCTCTTGAGGAAATGCAGGAAATTcttgacgacgacgagacTCGTGCGAAGAATGTCCTCGATGCCGCGAGGGCCAGTATGGGTAGTGACATCAGCGAAGTTGACTTGATCAACATCAGCAACTTCGCGGAGAGGGTTGTCAAGCTTGCTGAGTATaggaagagcttgaggagATACCTCACTGAGAAGATGAATGTCGTTGCCCCCAACTTGTCAGCTTTGATCGGTGAGACCATCGCTGCCAGACTCATCAGCCATGC CGGTTCCCTCACCAACTTGGCCAAGTACCCCGCTTCTACTGTCCAAATCCTCGGCGCCGAAAAGGCTCTTTTCCGAGCTCTCAAGACCAAGGGTAACACCCCCAAATACGGTCTCATCTACCACTCTACTTTTATCGGCCGTGCCGGTGCTAAGCACAAGGGTCGGATTTCTCGATTCCTTGCCAACAAATGTTCTATCGCTTGTCGTATTGACTGTTTCACCGACGTTCCTACCAACAAATTCGGAGAGGCTTTACGTGCACAGGTCGAGGAACGTTTGAACTTCTTCGAA ACTGGTGCTCCCGTCGGCAAAAACTCTGACGCCATCCAGAAGGCCTTGGCCGCTGTCGCAGCTGACCtcgatgacgaggacgacgatgatgacgatgaaggtCATCTtaaggaagatgatgttgcGGAT GCTGTCAAGCAGGTAGAGAAGGACCAAGCAGAAGCTGCCGTTAACCGAGGCCCTATTGACCCCGAACTTGCCAAACTTGCTTCTGAGGCTACATCTTCTACGTCtaagaaggaaaagaagaacaaaaaggagaagaaggacaagaaggagaaggaggaaaagaagaagcgcaAGTCCGAAGCCATGGACGTGGAtgtgaaggaggatgaggaggagaagaaggagaagaagagcaagaaggagaaggaggaaaagaaggagaagaaggaaaagaaggagaagaaagagaagaaggagaaagagggaagggaagagaaggagggaaagaaggagaagaagaagaagaggaagtctGAGGCGTAG
- a CDS encoding hypothetical protein (Match to ESTs gb|CF191010.1|CF191010, gb|CF188317.1|CF188317, gb|CF191009.1|CF191009; HMMPfam hit to ENTH, ENTH domain, score: 192.2, E(): 1e-54), translating into MAASLQHLGRGALRVAKNYTKGYTDTQTKVREATSNDPWGPSGTMMNEIAQLTYNQNDFVEVMEMLDKRLNDKGKNWRHVFKALTLLDYCLHAGSENVVIYFKDNIYIIKTLKEFVYVDDNGKDVGSNVRQKAKDITNLLQDESRLREERRSRGAMRDRMLGTIEASGLRGDRDYGEPRSPARQNESPRPAQQNESPRPTTRPNRSRDEEDDLKKAIEESKRMSEDEARRRSMLTQEEDDLQRAIRLSEEEEAKRKREQESATQNALFDDSLNLQSQNAYTQQPDLFAQQTQQMPVQPTSGWPLVDVGWGQQQQQLQPQYTSYNPFYAQMQEQQMQQQQQEEYMRQQMALQEQQRQQQEWIQQQQYLQQQHTSLLAQPTGYGSNNPFAPSLGSQQTGQISSPQPQQPSFLPVPNVTAQSQSPAPQAQMPEQQPLEPQATARPAWTPQTKTNDVEHGQLASLLARGREDGLDTFGNMGNLRIPVGSTFHNSNRIAMQQTGAGGLGANNPFGQKQAQQGQQQGQSREQPFFSI; encoded by the exons ATGGCTGCGTCTTTACAGCATCT CGGCCGAGGCG CCCTCCGAGTCGCCAAAAACTACACCAAGGGCTACACAGACACGCAAACGAAGGTCCGGGAAGCCACTTCTAATGACCCATGGGGACCTTCCGGCACCATGATGAACGAGATTGCTCAGCTGACCTACAACCA AAACGACTTTGTGGAAGTTATGGAGATGCTCGACAAACGTTTGAATGACAAAGGGAAGAACTGGCGACACGTTTTCAAGGCGCTCACCCTTCTCGACTACTGCCTCCACGCTGGCTCGGAAAACGTGGTCATCTACTTCAAAGACAATATTTACATCATTAAAACTCTCAAAGAGTTTGTCTATGTGGACGACAATGGAAAGGATGTGGGATCCAATGTTAgacaaaaggcaaaggatatcaccaatcttcttcaagacGAGTCGAGACtgagggaagaaagacgTTCCCGGGGTGCTATGCGAGACAGAATGTTGGGTACCATCGAAGCATCTGGTCTTCGTGGTGACCGTGACTACGGAGAACCTCGTAGCCCAGCTCGACAAAATGAATCTCCACGCCCTGCTCAACAGAACGAATCTCCACGCCCTACAACTCGACCGAACAGGTCTCgtgacgaagaagacgatcTTAAAAAGGCCATCGAAGAGTCCAAGCGGATGTCTGAGGATGAAGCTAGGAGAAGAAGTATGTTGActcaggaagaggacgatcTTCAACGGGCCATCAGATTGtctgaggaggaggaagcgaaAAGAAAGCGAGAACAAGAGAGTGCGACTCAGAATGCGTTGTTTGACGATAGCTTGAACTT ACAATCTCAGAATGCCTATACTCAGCAACCGGATCTCTTTGCTCAGCAGACTCAGCAGATGCCGGTGCAGCCTACTAGCGGTTGGccattggtcgatgttggaTGGGgccagcagcaacaacagctACAGCCGCAGTATACGTCTTATAAT CCGTTCTACGCTCAGATGCAGGAACAACAAAtgcaacaacagcaacaagagGAGTATATGCGTCAGCAAATGGCTCTCCAGGAGCAACAACGCCAGCAGCAAGAGTGGatacagcaacagcaaTATTTACAGCAGCAACACACTTCTTTGCTAGCTCAGCCTACAGGATATGGATCCAACAATCCATTTGCACCTAGTTTAGGCAGTCAGCAGACTGGACAAATTTCATCGCCTCAGCCGCAGCAgccatctttcctccctgtCCCTAACGTTACCGCACAATCCCAGTCTCCTGCTCCTCAAGCTCAGATGCCAGAGCAACAGCCTCTTGAGCCTCAAGCGACAGCTAGACCGGCTTGGACACCCCAGACTAAAACAAATGACGTCGAGCATGGCCAGTTGGCTTCCTTGTTGGCGCGAGGCAGGGAGGATGGTTTGGATACGTTTGGTAACATGGGCAACCTCC GTATTCCCGTGGGATCGACGTTTCACAATTCCAATAGAATTGCCATGCAGCAGACGGGTGCAGGTGGTCTCGGGGCGAATAATCCTTTTGGTCAGAAACAAGCGCAGCAGGGTCAGCAGCAAGGACAGAGTAGGGAACAACCATTCTTCTCAATCTAA
- a CDS encoding hypothetical protein (Match to EST gb|CF185562.1|CF185562) yields MVLGHFDRGGLHRLFFGGRGENDDVIALRTLRCRYSIVPSRSSVYPEMSYKPPTGPPPNRNTSNNPFADGGSASSSNANPIPAQGLPEDQIPSDPPPAYTPSANMSGSTTVASGPSHVDFSGPPPMPDRIANQQTGVGVNVTGVGMGYGHGGGHHGWGGGSEDYSGPTNTEGLSKPHLPPRNNSSASSRPPPPLPSRAQPQNLTPTEVPTPGRPLLRRGQLLVYPKGHWCPKCQNTGYKSSDPSNPHESDWRKYGKPYNSALAHSYTSMISNSDPAQGVNASTAASSNFQRPLPSYSPAGSSSAGSNTYAHLPPPPGKWNTYPGQSTPRPPPPPPPPNWGAPPMQGQQVFVQRSAGPVPPGALVVRPGDPRIGGQ; encoded by the exons ATGGTTCTGGGTCATTTCGACCGCGGCGGGCTCCACCGTCTGTTTTTCGGCGGACGAGGTGAGAACGACGATGTCATCGCCCTGCGCACATTACGATG CCGCTACTCCATTGTACCCAGCCGCTCTTCAGTCTATCCCGAAATGTCTTACAAGCCCCCAACGGGCCCTCCACCCAACCGCAATACCAGCAACAATCCTTTTGCCGATGGCGGTTCTGCCAGTTCAAGCAATGCAAACCCAATTCCGGCACAAGGTCTTCCAGAAGACCAAATACCTTCAGACCCCCCACCGGCCTACACCCCCTCGGCAAACATGTCCGGATCGACCACAGTTGCGTCAGGACCATCGCATGTAGACTTCTCAGGTCCCCCACCGATGCCAGATAGAATTGCGAACCAGCAAACAGGAGTCGGAGTGAATGTAACAGGGGTCGGGATGGGGTACGGTCATGGAGGCGGACATCATGGATGGGGAGGGGGATCCGAAGACTACTCTGGACCTACAAACACTGAAGGGCTGAGCAAGCCGCATCTACCACCTCGTAATAATTCATCGGCATCAAGCCGGCCGCCGCCTCCCCTCCCTTCTCGAGCACAGCCGCAGAACTTGACGCCGACCGAAGTGCCAACACCTGGTAGGCCTCTGTTGCGCAGAGGGCAACTTCTTGTCTATCCTAAAGGCCACTGGTGTCCCAAGTGCCAGAATACAGGGTACAAATCATCGGACCCATCTAATCCTCACGAGAGC GACTGGAGAAAATACGGTAAACCGTATAACTCGGCGCTCGCCCATTCGTACACTAGTATGATATCCAACTCCGACCCCGCTCAAGGTGTCAACGCCAGCACGGCAGCTTCATCCAACTTTCAGcgccctcttccctcttaCTCCCCCGCAGGTAGCTCCAGCGCCGGATCTAATACGTATGCGCATTTGCCACCGCCTCCAGGAAAGTGGAACACGTATCCGGGTCAGAGCACccctcgtccacctccacctccaccccctCCCAACTGGGGCGCACCACCAATGCAGGGGCAACAGGTTTTCGTTCAAAGATCAGCCGGTCCTGTTCCTCCAGGAGCATTAGTAGTTAGACCAGGTGATCCTCGGATTGGTGGACAGTGA
- a CDS encoding hypothetical protein (HMMPfam hit to UPF0132, Uncharacterised protein family (UPF0132), score: 29.4, E(): 2.3e-08) — MAAAAYLAGPLTALVFLILETRNDYVRFHAYQSALLTTPLLVLLLLFNLLLPLPAFLRTLFIVASVGATLYAAFRAWRDAQDGLERYWLPYIGPIAERWVIPLPQKRHFTLPALPILLLLLATGFLLHPLFFPPPPPTPAGKYTSSPFLVKPSDFIDPPPPDRPSYLPAPLEPKKKGMLVPDAVHYVYGLKPVPQGQHGEELPYYAYLAMRSALINLKPKAIYFHYEHLPTGPWWDLIRPHLTLIKTQVPESIYGRPLKHFAHKADVLRLLAMKYSGGIYLDIDIYVYVVSRYRGKRNNRADGSSALDRLTICCTTPQHWVWKRPPTLDDRLSIPKVFVTQSSYPSPTLHSSIGGSPLMKLLTGVSGLITVSSSHGQVHNQPRPQGITNTLRFSSNSHVNTPQKSKCFPNEHSSGQCGTATRSKRRTRRANTTLERPGSMRKYSNPPPPRDID; from the exons AtggccgccgccgcctACCTCGCCGGGCCCCTCACCG ccctcgtcttcctcatcctcgagACCCGCAACGACTATGTCCGCTTCCACG CCTACCAGTCCGCCCTGCTCACCACCCcgctcctcgtcctcctcctcctcttcaacctcctcctccccctccccgccttcctccgcaccctcttcatcgtcgccTCTGTCGGAGCCACCCTGTACGCTGCCTTTAGGGCCTGGAGGGATGCACAGGACGGGTTGGAGAGGTACTGGCTGCCGTATATCGGCCCGATCGCTGAGAGATGG GTAATCCCCCTCCCCCAGAAACGTCACTTCACCCTCCCTGCgctccccatcctcctcctcctcctcgccacaggcttcctcctccatcccctattcttccctcccccgCCGCCCACCCCTGCAGGAAAGTacacctcctcgcccttccTCGTCAAACCCAGCGACTTCATCGACCCCCCACCGCCAGATCGTCCGAGCTACCTGCCCGCACCCCTTgagcccaagaagaagggcatgCTCGTCCCCGATGCCGTCCACTACGTATACGGCCTCAAGCCCGTTCCACAGGGACAACACGGTGAAGAATTACCGTACTATGCCTACCTAGCTATGCGCAGCGCCTTGATCAACCTCAAACCGAAAGCCATCTACTT CCACTATGAGCATCTCCCCACAGGTCCATGGTGGGACCTCATCCGGCCGCACCTGACGCTGATCAAGACCCAAGTCCCGGAAAGTATCTATGGACGCCCACTCAAGCACTTTGCGCATAAAGCCGACGTCCTTCGATTACTCGCAATGAAGTATTCCGGCGGGATATACCTCGATATTGATATCTACGTGTATGTCGTTTCACGGTATCggggaaaaagaaacaacCGGGCTGATGGATCATCAGCATTAGACCGTTTGACGATCTGTTGTACTACCCCACAACACTGGGTATGGAAGCGTCCCCCGACTCTAGACGATCGGCTCTCGATCCCGAAGGTCTTTGT AACGCAATCATCATATCCCAGCCCAACTCTTCATTCATCGATCGGTGGCTCGCCTCTTATGAAACTTTTGACGGGGGTATCTGGGCTCATCACAGTGTCGTCAAGCCATGGGCAAGTACACAACCAACCCCGCCCGCAAGGAATAACTAACACCCTACGTTTCTCTAGCAACTCGCACGTGAACACCCCACAGAAGTCCAAGTGCTTTCCGAACGAGCATTCTTCTGGCCAATGTGGCACGGCGACGAGATCAAAAAGACGCACGAGACGAGCCAACACGACTTTAGAGCGTCCCGGCAGTATGCGCAAGTATTCAAACCCCCCCCCGCCGCGTGACATAGACTGA
- a CDS encoding hypothetical protein (Match to EST gb|CF194527.1|CF194527), with amino-acid sequence MSDKSPERLQGDPKPSASPVRSRPEPESEQPAPKRVRSNADDKGRGRRLFGNLLGTLQKFKTEDKSSRVTEAAKRREELSERITKKLQSETALNHDIQETDRELKTLRIATDTAEALWRQKDIALSSRHALLRPTAHFLHTSLPLPHPPAFETNLLNPAPIPISTGPTRDPPVKSDLPPLYFLPKILMPHQDDLIKSQVANIEELISEEVAALAAEREQIRTTTRENRKRMEELSAKLSELRKQVRTTKDKDSTGPDHEKGESRMRTDDLGRAPREEMMEVDDKSKNEKSKDVRDEKEKGVKIEGDEGDIEVEY; translated from the exons ATGTCAGACAAGTCGCCAGAGAG ACTCCAAGGAGACCCCAAGCCAAGCGCTTCACCTGTTCGCTCTCGCCCAGAGCCTGAATCTGAACAACCAGCTCCCAA ACGTGTTAGGTCCAATGCGGATgataaaggaagaggaaggcggcTGTTTGGTAACCTCTTGGGCACACTTCAAAAGTTCAAGACCGAGGACAAGTCTAGCCGTGTTACCGAAGCT GCAAAGCGAAGGGAAGAGTTGTCAGAGAGAATAACAAAGAAACTCCAATCTGAAACGGCGCTTAACCATGATATTCAAGAAACAGACAGAGAACTCAAGACATTGCGGATTGCGACCGACACTGCCGAAGCTTTATGGAGACAAAAGGACATTGCT CTCTCATCCCGCCACGCCTTGTTAAGACCTACCGCTCATTTCCTGCACACTTCTCTGCCCCTCCCGCATCCTCCTGCATTTGAAACTAACCTCTTGAACCCTGCTCCTATACCTATATCAACAGGTCCCACCAGGGACCCGCCGGTGAAATCTGATCTTCCCCCGTTGTATTTC TTGCCAAAGATTTTGATGCCGCATCAGGACGATTTAATCAAGAGTCAAGTAGCCAACATTGAAGAGCTTATCTCTGAAGAAGTAGCTGCCCTTGCCGCTGAGCGTGAGCAAATCAGGACAACCACGAGGGAGAATAGGAAGCGGATGGAAGAGCTTTCTGCCAAGCTGTCCGAGCTTCGTAAGCAAGTGAGAACGACCAAGGATAAAGACTCGACGGGTCCCGATCACGAGAAGGGCGAGAGTCGAATGAGGACGGATGATCTTGGTCGAGCGCCGcgggaggagatgatggaggttGATGACAAGTCTAAAAATGAAAAGAGCAAGGATGTGAgggatgaaaaggaaaaaggtgtCAAGAttgagggagatgaaggggatATCGAGGTGGAGTACTAA